Proteins found in one Mycteria americana isolate JAX WOST 10 ecotype Jacksonville Zoo and Gardens chromosome 8, USCA_MyAme_1.0, whole genome shotgun sequence genomic segment:
- the CA5A gene encoding carbonic anhydrase 5A, mitochondrial, with protein MLLLLRRAWAAAASRRGTRWCSLGACCSYRLRDALHPLWQSPLTIPGGTRQSPINIQWRDSVYDPFLKPLKINYDPTTCLHIWNNGYSFLVEFDDSTDRSIIVGGPLENQYRLKQFHFHWGAINEWGSEHTVDSKFYPAELHLVHWNAVVYPTFEEAVMEGNGLAVIGVFLKLGAHHEGLQTLVDALPAVKHKDTVVEFDVFDPSCLIPSCPDYWTYAGSLTTPPLTESVTWIIKKKPIEVDENQLEAFRMLLFTSDGEEEKRMVDNFRPLQPLMNRTVRSSFQSRHLLNTEVQPKDHAEQIMP; from the exons atgctgctgctgctgcgccgGGCTTGGGCGGCCGCTGCCTCACGGCGGGGGACACGATGGTGCAGCCTGGGCGCCTGCTGCTCCTACCGCCTGCGAGATGCCC TGCATCCACTTTGGCAGAGTCCACTTACAATTCCTGGAGGCACCCGACAGTCTCCAATCAATATCCAGTGGAGAGACAGTGTTTATGACCCCTTTCTGAAGCCTCTGAAAATCAACTATGACCCAACAACGTGTCTTCACATCTGGAACAATGGATATTCATTCCTGGTTGAGTTTGATGATTCTACTGATAGATCAA taaTCGTTGGAGGTCCCTTGGAAAACCAATACAGGCTGAAGCAGTTCCACTTCCATTGGGGAGCTATAAATGAGTGGGGTTCAGAGCACACAGTTGACAGTAAATTTTACCCGGCAGAG ttgCATTTAGTACACTGGAATGCCGTTGTGTACCCAACTTTTGAAGAAGCTGTAATGGAAGGTAACGGCTTGGCTGTTATTGGagtgtttttaaag CTGGGAGCACATCATGAAGGGCTGCAGACACTGGTTGATGCCTTGCCAGCAGTTAAACACAAG GACACTGTTGTCGAGTTTGATGTCTTTGATCCCTCCTGTTTGATACCTTCATGCCCTGATTATTGGACCTACGCAGGCTCTTTGACTACTCCCCCACTTACTGAATCAGTCACATGGATTATTAAGAAGAAGCCAATCGAGGTTGATGAGAATCAG CTGGAGGCATTTCGGATGCTGCTCTTTACTTCAGAtggtgaagaagaaaagagaatggtAGACAACTTTCGCCCTCTTCAGCCATTAATGAATCGAACCGTCCGTTCATCCTTCCAAAGCAGGCATCTCTTGAATACCGAAGTACAGCCCAAGGACCATGCTGAGCAGATCATGCCATAG